One part of the Clostridia bacterium genome encodes these proteins:
- a CDS encoding phosphoenolpyruvate carboxykinase (GTP), translating to MTKNQAVLTWLEEMKALCNPDQIVWVTGEEAQLEALREEACATGEILKLNQEKLPGCYYHRTAENDVARVEDRTFICTPTKEEAGPINNWMEPSQMYEKLNKLYKDSMVGRTMYVIPYSMGPVGSPFSKIGVELTDSIYVVLNMAIMTRVGNKVLEALGENPDFVKCLHAKKDVDPEERYIVQFPQDKTIMSVNSAYGGNVLLGKKCFALRIASYLGMQEGWMAEHMLILGLENPQGEVKYICAAFPSACGKTNLAMLIPPEYLKEKGYKVWTVGDDIAWLRIGPDGRLYAINPEAGFFGVAPGTSEKTNFNALAATKKNTIFTNVAINNDDNTVWWEGLDKNPPENATEWKGSVVNGKEFTAEGNKLAHPNSRFTAPAVNCPCISSEFENPMGVPVSAIVFGGRRAKCAPLVYQSRDWEHGTFVGATMASETTAAAAGAVGVVRRDPMAMKPFVGYNMASYWQHWLDMGKKLGDKAPKIFHVNWFRKDENDNFMWPGFGDNMRVLNWILDRCDGKVDAKETAIGYVPNVSDVDVTGLDMTTAEIEALLSIDNKVWLEDVENIKEYFAQFGDKLPKEMAEQLAKLESNLK from the coding sequence ATGACAAAAAATCAAGCAGTATTAACTTGGTTAGAAGAAATGAAAGCTCTTTGTAATCCTGACCAGATTGTTTGGGTTACAGGGGAAGAAGCTCAACTTGAAGCTTTAAGAGAAGAAGCATGTGCAACAGGCGAAATTCTTAAATTAAACCAGGAAAAATTACCTGGATGTTACTATCACAGAACAGCAGAAAACGACGTTGCCCGTGTTGAAGACAGAACATTTATTTGTACACCTACAAAAGAAGAAGCAGGTCCTATCAATAACTGGATGGAACCTTCCCAAATGTATGAAAAATTAAACAAATTATACAAAGATTCTATGGTAGGAAGAACAATGTATGTTATTCCTTACTCAATGGGTCCTGTTGGTTCTCCATTCTCTAAAATCGGTGTAGAACTTACAGATAGTATCTATGTTGTATTAAACATGGCTATTATGACAAGAGTTGGCAATAAAGTATTAGAAGCATTAGGCGAAAATCCTGATTTCGTTAAATGTTTACACGCTAAAAAAGATGTTGATCCTGAAGAAAGATATATCGTTCAGTTCCCACAGGATAAAACAATTATGTCTGTTAACTCAGCATACGGCGGAAACGTTTTACTTGGTAAAAAATGTTTTGCTCTACGTATTGCTTCATACCTTGGTATGCAGGAAGGCTGGATGGCTGAACATATGCTTATCTTAGGTTTAGAAAACCCTCAGGGCGAAGTTAAGTACATCTGTGCTGCTTTCCCTTCAGCATGTGGTAAAACAAACCTTGCTATGTTAATTCCACCTGAATATCTAAAAGAAAAAGGATATAAAGTATGGACAGTTGGGGACGATATCGCTTGGTTAAGAATCGGTCCTGACGGAAGATTATATGCTATTAACCCTGAAGCAGGTTTCTTCGGCGTTGCTCCTGGTACAAGCGAAAAAACAAACTTTAACGCTCTTGCAGCTACAAAGAAAAATACAATCTTTACAAACGTTGCTATAAATAACGATGACAATACAGTTTGGTGGGAAGGCTTAGATAAGAACCCTCCTGAAAATGCAACAGAATGGAAAGGTTCAGTTGTTAACGGTAAAGAATTTACTGCTGAAGGTAACAAACTTGCTCATCCAAACTCAAGATTTACAGCACCTGCAGTTAACTGCCCATGTATTTCTTCTGAATTTGAAAATCCAATGGGAGTTCCTGTATCTGCAATCGTATTCGGTGGCAGACGTGCTAAATGTGCTCCATTAGTATACCAGTCAAGAGATTGGGAACACGGTACATTCGTTGGTGCTACAATGGCATCTGAAACTACTGCAGCAGCAGCAGGAGCAGTTGGTGTTGTTAGACGTGACCCAATGGCTATGAAACCTTTCGTTGGTTACAATATGGCTTCTTACTGGCAGCACTGGTTAGACATGGGTAAAAAATTAGGCGACAAAGCACCTAAAATCTTCCATGTTAACTGGTTCAGAAAAGACGAAAATGATAACTTTATGTGGCCAGGTTTCGGCGACAATATGAGAGTTCTTAACTGGATTTTAGACAGATGCGACGGTAAAGTTGACGCTAAGGAAACTGCTATCGGTTACGTTCCTAACGTTAGCGATGTTGACGTTACAGGTCTTGATATGACAACTGCTGAAATCGAAGCATTACTTTCAATCGATAACAAAGTATGGCTTGAAGATGTAGAAAACATCAAAGAATACTTCGCACAGTTCGGCGATAAACTTCCAAAAGAAATGGCTGAACAGTTAGCAAAACTTGAATCAAACTTAAAATAA
- a CDS encoding SDR family oxidoreductase has protein sequence MKLKDKVVLITASTRGIGLAISKVFAKEGAIVYMAARNLELAKEEANKLNSDGCRVKYVYNDASNPESYTTMTDEVIKDAGRIDVLVNNFGTSNPGKDLDFSNTDTDVFFDIVNINLRSVFMASKEVAKHMAKNGGGSIINISSVGGLVPDISQIAYGTSKAAINYLTKLIAVHEAKNKIRCNAILPGMTATEAVSKNLTENFKELFMRHIPFKRMGTPEEIAAAAVYFASDDSKYTTGQILTVSGGFGLATPLYGDLSDKINRR, from the coding sequence ATGAAATTAAAAGACAAAGTTGTTTTAATCACTGCCTCAACCAGAGGAATAGGTCTTGCCATTAGTAAAGTCTTTGCCAAAGAAGGTGCTATAGTTTATATGGCGGCAAGAAATTTAGAACTGGCAAAAGAGGAAGCAAATAAACTTAATTCAGATGGATGTAGAGTAAAATATGTTTATAACGATGCAAGTAACCCTGAGTCGTATACAACTATGACTGATGAAGTAATAAAAGATGCAGGGCGTATTGATGTTCTGGTTAACAATTTCGGAACTTCAAATCCAGGGAAAGACCTTGACTTTTCAAACACTGATACAGATGTTTTTTTTGATATTGTAAATATCAACTTAAGAAGTGTATTTATGGCAAGTAAAGAAGTTGCCAAGCACATGGCAAAAAACGGTGGAGGAAGCATTATAAATATATCATCTGTGGGTGGTCTTGTTCCTGATATCTCCCAGATTGCTTACGGAACAAGTAAGGCGGCTATCAATTATCTTACAAAACTTATAGCTGTACACGAAGCAAAAAATAAAATACGATGTAATGCAATCTTGCCGGGAATGACAGCAACAGAAGCAGTATCAAAAAATCTTACAGAAAATTTTAAAGAACTCTTTATGCGACATATTCCCTTTAAAAGAATGGGTACTCCCGAAGAGATTGCTGCCGCTGCCGTATATTTTGCATCGGATGATTCTAAATATACCACAGGGCAGATATTAACCGTTTCGGGTGGTTTTGGTTTGGCAACACCATTATATGGAGATTTATCAGATAAAATTAACCGTAGATAG
- a CDS encoding ParB/RepB/Spo0J family partition protein has protein sequence MLNMISAKVVDKPRLMFISPDMIVPNKYQPRKDFDESKLYELSRSIKEHGILQPLTVKQIEKDLYELIAGERRLRAAKLIGLATVPVIVKKFSREESMVLSIIENIQRHDLTFFEEADSYRKLIEECNLTQEELAKKLGKNQSTVANKLRLLKLEPDLKQIIIDNNLTERHARCLIKLDEYELREKAINEIISKNLNVAQTESLILGLLGEVKRENKKNHTKLRCVSLFKDLRIFSSTINQTVDLIRQSGLLIKSNKKETDDFIEYVIRVDKNLPNNK, from the coding sequence ATGCTTAATATGATAAGTGCAAAAGTTGTGGACAAGCCTCGTTTAATGTTTATTTCGCCTGATATGATAGTTCCAAATAAATATCAGCCGAGAAAAGATTTTGACGAGAGCAAACTCTATGAATTATCCCGTTCAATAAAAGAGCACGGAATACTCCAGCCTTTAACCGTAAAGCAGATAGAAAAAGATTTATATGAATTAATAGCAGGAGAGAGAAGATTAAGGGCAGCAAAACTTATAGGTTTGGCAACCGTTCCTGTTATTGTTAAGAAATTTTCAAGAGAAGAATCAATGGTTCTTTCAATTATAGAGAACATACAAAGGCATGATTTAACCTTTTTTGAAGAAGCAGACAGTTACAGAAAGTTAATTGAAGAATGTAATCTGACACAGGAAGAACTTGCAAAAAAATTAGGCAAAAACCAATCTACCGTTGCAAATAAATTAAGGCTTTTAAAACTTGAGCCTGACCTTAAGCAGATAATAATTGATAATAACCTTACCGAGCGCCATGCAAGATGTTTAATTAAACTTGATGAATATGAATTAAGAGAAAAAGCAATAAATGAAATAATAAGCAAAAACTTAAATGTAGCCCAGACCGAAAGCCTTATTTTAGGACTTTTGGGCGAGGTAAAAAGAGAAAATAAAAAAAATCACACTAAATTAAGATGTGTAAGCCTGTTTAAAGATTTAAGAATTTTTTCAAGCACCATAAATCAGACTGTTGATTTAATAAGACAGTCAGGGCTGCTTATAAAGTCAAACAAGAAAGAAACGGATGACTTTATTGAATATGTCATTAGAGTAGATAAAAATCTACCTAATAATAAATAA
- the rsmG gene encoding 16S rRNA (guanine(527)-N(7))-methyltransferase RsmG, with protein sequence MNLKELFSLMGLTIDDTKEEKFKKYTKLLTDYNNKVNLTSILDPDEINLKHYLDSVLPVLSGFFKDGMSVIDVGCGAGFPSVPLKIYNPSLKFTLLDSLNKRINFLNILIEELGLTDISTFHSRAEDAGHMENYRQKYDICVARAVAPLNVLMEYCTPFVKCDGYFIALKGKDGDIELDNAKNAMKILNIELVKKEEFILPGTDNQRKIYIFKKIKSTPDKYPRQAGKPTKNPL encoded by the coding sequence ATGAATTTAAAAGAACTATTTTCTTTAATGGGTTTAACAATAGATGACACTAAAGAAGAGAAGTTTAAAAAATATACAAAACTTCTTACAGACTATAACAATAAGGTTAATCTTACCTCTATCTTAGACCCTGACGAAATAAATCTTAAGCATTATTTAGACAGTGTTCTGCCTGTACTGTCAGGCTTCTTTAAAGATGGGATGAGTGTAATTGATGTAGGGTGTGGCGCAGGATTTCCCTCTGTCCCTCTTAAAATTTATAATCCCTCTCTTAAATTTACCTTGTTAGATTCCCTTAATAAAAGAATAAACTTCTTAAATATATTAATTGAAGAATTAGGGCTAACCGATATTTCAACATTTCATTCCCGCGCAGAAGACGCAGGGCATATGGAAAATTACAGGCAAAAGTATGATATATGCGTTGCCCGTGCAGTAGCACCGCTTAATGTGCTTATGGAATACTGCACTCCGTTTGTTAAATGTGATGGCTATTTTATAGCCCTTAAAGGAAAGGACGGGGATATTGAACTTGATAATGCGAAAAATGCTATGAAGATTTTAAATATCGAACTTGTTAAAAAAGAAGAGTTTATTCTTCCTGGCACGGATAATCAAAGAAAAATTTACATATTTAAAAAGATTAAATCTACACCTGATAAATACCCTCGTCAGGCAGGTAAACCTACTAAAAATCCACTATAA
- a CDS encoding nitroreductase family protein — protein MEFEKVINKRYSCRNFDNTKEVSDEIIKKIIEAARLAPSACNGQPYYFTVLKGDMAKEVAKATTKMGMNKFSLDAPCLIVVSEKPYVKSALLGSKLKNNDYRSIDIGIATAHLTLAAANEGVDSCILGWFEEDKVQQILGIKDRVRLVILLGYAKEDVKVNKKRKTIEEISNL, from the coding sequence ATGGAATTTGAAAAAGTAATAAACAAAAGATATTCTTGCAGAAATTTTGATAATACCAAAGAAGTAAGTGATGAAATAATAAAAAAAATAATAGAAGCGGCAAGGTTGGCTCCGTCTGCTTGTAACGGTCAACCGTATTATTTCACAGTCTTAAAAGGGGATATGGCAAAAGAAGTAGCAAAAGCCACAACAAAAATGGGTATGAATAAATTCTCTTTAGATGCCCCATGTTTAATTGTTGTAAGCGAAAAGCCGTATGTTAAATCTGCCCTTTTAGGCTCAAAACTTAAAAATAACGACTACCGTTCAATAGATATAGGAATAGCAACTGCCCATCTTACATTAGCCGCAGCAAATGAAGGCGTCGACTCATGTATATTAGGTTGGTTTGAAGAAGACAAAGTGCAGCAAATTTTAGGAATTAAAGACAGAGTCCGCCTTGTAATTTTATTAGGCTATGCAAAAGAAGATGTAAAGGTTAATAAAAAAAGAAAAACGATTGAAGAAATATCGAATTTGTAG
- a CDS encoding O-acetylhomoserine aminocarboxypropyltransferase/cysteine synthase has product MKIETKCLHSGYKPKNGEARALPIYQSTTFTFDSTEFIGDLFDFSASAHFYSRLSNPTVAAVEDKLADLEGGIGALLTSSGQAATTISLLNILKAGDHFISSATIYGGTYNLFNVTLRKLGIDVTFVDPSLPLEELQKKFQPNTKAVFGETISNPTINVLDIEKFVKLAHDNNVPFIIDNTFATPILCRPIEYGADIVIHSTTKYLDGHAIQVGGAIIDSGNFDWKKNGFTELYEPDESYHGLIYTDHFGKAAYIAKARAQMMRDYGMCQSANGAFLLNLGIETLPLRMAKYCENALKVAEFFTTRKEIKSVSYPGLKEDKYHNLCSKYLPDGASGVIAIIIEGGKEKAVKFMDNLKLASNVVHVADIRTCVLHPASETHRQLSDEQLKEAGIDAGLIRVSVGLENVEDIIADFEQALNLL; this is encoded by the coding sequence ATGAAAATAGAAACAAAATGTTTACATTCCGGCTATAAGCCTAAAAACGGAGAAGCACGTGCTCTTCCTATATATCAGAGTACAACTTTTACCTTTGATTCAACAGAGTTTATAGGTGATTTGTTTGACTTTAGCGCATCTGCTCACTTCTACTCAAGATTATCCAACCCAACCGTTGCAGCAGTAGAAGATAAACTTGCAGATTTAGAAGGAGGTATAGGCGCTCTTTTAACTTCTTCAGGTCAGGCAGCAACTACTATTTCTCTTCTTAATATTTTAAAAGCAGGAGACCATTTTATTAGTTCTGCCACAATTTACGGTGGAACATATAATCTGTTTAATGTAACACTTAGAAAACTTGGCATTGATGTTACATTTGTTGATCCGTCTTTACCGTTAGAAGAACTTCAGAAAAAGTTTCAGCCTAATACCAAAGCAGTTTTCGGAGAAACAATTTCTAACCCTACAATAAATGTTTTAGATATTGAAAAGTTTGTTAAACTTGCACACGATAACAATGTTCCTTTTATTATAGATAATACATTTGCAACCCCTATTTTATGCAGACCGATAGAATACGGTGCAGATATTGTAATTCATTCTACAACCAAGTATCTTGACGGTCATGCTATCCAGGTGGGTGGAGCAATTATAGATTCAGGTAATTTTGACTGGAAGAAAAACGGATTTACAGAACTTTATGAGCCTGACGAATCTTATCACGGATTAATATATACCGACCATTTTGGAAAGGCAGCATATATAGCAAAAGCAAGAGCGCAGATGATGAGAGATTACGGAATGTGCCAGAGCGCCAACGGTGCTTTTCTTCTTAATTTAGGTATTGAAACCTTGCCTTTAAGAATGGCTAAGTATTGTGAAAATGCTCTTAAAGTTGCCGAATTTTTCACAACCCGCAAAGAAATTAAGAGTGTTAGTTATCCTGGCCTTAAAGAAGATAAATATCATAATTTATGCAGTAAATATCTTCCTGACGGGGCAAGTGGCGTTATAGCAATTATAATCGAGGGCGGAAAAGAAAAAGCAGTTAAATTTATGGATAATCTTAAACTTGCTTCAAATGTTGTCCATGTTGCAGATATAAGAACTTGCGTTCTTCATCCTGCAAGTGAAACTCACAGACAACTTTCTGATGAACAACTTAAAGAAGCAGGAATTGATGCAGGTCTTATAAGAGTTTCAGTTGGGCTTGAAAATGTTGAAGATATAATCGCAGATTTTGAACAGGCGCTTAATTTACTATAA
- the ahpC gene encoding peroxiredoxin → MSLINKEISDFKAYAFHGDDFKMVSKEDILGKWSVFFFYPADFTFVCPTELEDLANKYEDFKNVGCEIYSVSTDTHFVHKAWHDASERIKKINYPMLADPTHEISKDFEVLIESDGLAERGTFIINPEGKIVGYEVTAGNVGRNAEELFRKVQACQFVHAHGDQVCPANWQPGAETLKPSL, encoded by the coding sequence ATGTCTTTAATTAACAAAGAAATTTCGGATTTTAAAGCTTACGCATTTCACGGAGACGATTTTAAGATGGTTTCCAAAGAAGATATTTTAGGAAAATGGAGTGTATTCTTTTTCTACCCTGCAGATTTTACTTTTGTATGTCCAACAGAGTTAGAAGACTTGGCAAATAAGTATGAAGATTTTAAAAATGTCGGATGTGAGATATATTCTGTATCTACTGACACACATTTTGTTCATAAAGCATGGCACGACGCATCTGAAAGAATTAAAAAAATCAATTATCCTATGCTTGCCGATCCTACTCATGAAATTTCAAAAGATTTTGAGGTTTTAATCGAATCAGACGGTCTTGCAGAGCGTGGTACCTTTATCATAAATCCTGAAGGTAAAATTGTAGGCTATGAGGTAACAGCAGGAAATGTGGGTAGAAATGCTGAAGAACTTTTCCGTAAAGTTCAGGCATGTCAGTTTGTACACGCTCACGGAGATCAGGTTTGTCCTGCTAACTGGCAACCGGGAGCAGAAACACTTAAACCAAGCCT
- a CDS encoding MFS transporter, with amino-acid sequence MEVNVSKPYLKDFVPYALAAFLVGAVGGFTAVLGPAFVSNLNLPYNNTTWTALSMAASTAAFAPILGKLGDVIGRRITLFIGIAIFTLGNILTAVAPSLFFMIIARFIVGIGSAAIAPVVMSYIVTEFPPEKIAKGFSLYMLISSSAVIFGPTLGGLLIEFYDWRTMMWVCVAISVIILLLCIVTHKKDGIRLKPLTHFDSIGSFWVLIFFTLMLCLPSFGQNYGIRSVWFIIILIASVISFAGLIYAEKKAINPILSWKFMKRKKFFLSVLALFLTQGLMQANMTNIIVFINYTQPDNTIISSYAISIMYIGMSLGSVILGPLADRTEPKKILAVSLALTGIGCAIMLLFTAKASVILLAASLGILGFGLGGNASIFMKIVLSGVPNEVAGAGTGTYGLFRDLAAPFGVAIFVPLFTNRVTNIVNSGANEITAAIKSIKFLAIAEILCVIAGITIVLFLPKIYIKKGEKA; translated from the coding sequence ATGGAAGTTAATGTTTCAAAACCCTATTTAAAAGATTTTGTACCATATGCACTTGCTGCATTTTTGGTAGGTGCTGTTGGTGGCTTTACTGCTGTACTCGGCCCTGCATTTGTCAGCAATTTAAATTTACCATATAACAATACAACATGGACCGCTTTATCTATGGCAGCCTCGACTGCAGCATTTGCTCCCATTCTTGGCAAACTGGGCGATGTAATAGGCAGAAGGATAACATTATTTATTGGTATAGCAATCTTTACTCTTGGCAACATTCTCACAGCAGTAGCACCATCATTATTTTTTATGATTATTGCCCGTTTTATTGTGGGAATAGGAAGCGCGGCTATTGCACCTGTTGTAATGTCCTACATTGTTACAGAGTTTCCGCCTGAAAAAATTGCAAAGGGTTTTTCATTATATATGCTTATTTCAAGCAGTGCAGTAATTTTTGGACCTACACTTGGTGGTTTGCTTATTGAATTTTATGATTGGCGAACAATGATGTGGGTATGCGTTGCAATTTCAGTAATTATTTTATTGCTTTGCATTGTTACACACAAAAAAGACGGAATAAGGTTAAAACCACTTACACATTTTGATAGCATTGGTTCTTTTTGGGTTTTAATTTTCTTTACTCTTATGCTGTGCCTACCGTCATTTGGTCAGAATTACGGAATAAGATCGGTATGGTTTATAATTATTTTAATCGCATCAGTTATCTCGTTTGCCGGTCTTATTTATGCTGAAAAAAAGGCTATAAATCCAATTCTTAGCTGGAAATTTATGAAAAGAAAAAAGTTTTTTCTTTCAGTTCTTGCTCTTTTTTTAACTCAAGGTCTTATGCAGGCAAATATGACAAATATAATTGTATTCATTAACTATACCCAGCCTGACAATACTATTATATCCAGTTATGCAATTTCAATTATGTATATTGGTATGTCTCTTGGTTCTGTTATTTTAGGACCATTGGCAGACCGTACAGAACCAAAAAAGATTTTAGCAGTTTCACTTGCACTTACAGGAATTGGCTGCGCAATAATGCTTTTATTTACTGCAAAAGCCTCAGTAATTTTACTTGCTGCTTCTCTTGGCATATTAGGCTTTGGGCTTGGAGGAAACGCTTCAATTTTTATGAAAATTGTACTGTCGGGTGTACCTAATGAAGTTGCCGGAGCAGGAACGGGAACATACGGGTTATTCCGTGATCTTGCCGCACCATTTGGAGTAGCAATATTTGTCCCTCTTTTTACAAACAGAGTAACAAATATTGTAAATAGTGGTGCAAATGAAATTACTGCTGCAATAAAATCGATAAAGTTTCTTGCAATAGCAGAAATTCTTTGCGTTATTGCAGGTATTACGATAGTATTGTTCCTACCTAAAATTTATATTAAAAAAGGAGAAAAAGCATGA
- a CDS encoding diacylglycerol kinase family protein gives MRVYVFYNPKSNNETGIKGLEKVKEILKNETLDICDITTVNNWNSFFNNINKTDSVIIIGGDGTLNHFVNECDNYTDNTYYFPCGNGNDFARDIKGDNKLIPIKKYTKKLPVCMINGKNYKFINGVGMGFDAYVCSKVNDLRQETKKSVNYVGVALKGVFGKYKTTNAKVLVDGKEHNFKNVWFAATMKGRFCGGGFMLTPKQNRLEEDGKLSLIVVHNAPKLKILYAFLLVFKGKHTKLKKSVTILEGYDIKVEFDKPSYLQIDGETHTNISSCHLEANKEYIEV, from the coding sequence ATGAGAGTGTATGTATTTTATAATCCAAAATCAAATAACGAAACGGGAATAAAGGGGTTAGAAAAAGTAAAGGAAATTTTAAAGAACGAAACCCTTGATATTTGTGATATTACAACAGTTAATAACTGGAACTCATTTTTTAATAATATAAATAAAACGGACAGTGTTATTATAATAGGCGGAGACGGAACGCTAAACCATTTTGTAAATGAGTGTGATAATTATACCGACAATACATATTATTTCCCATGCGGAAACGGAAACGATTTTGCAAGGGATATAAAAGGGGATAACAAATTAATACCCATAAAAAAATATACTAAAAAACTTCCCGTTTGTATGATAAACGGTAAAAATTATAAATTTATAAACGGAGTGGGGATGGGCTTTGATGCATATGTCTGCTCCAAAGTAAACGATTTAAGACAGGAAACTAAAAAGTCAGTTAATTATGTAGGCGTAGCATTAAAAGGAGTTTTCGGAAAATATAAAACAACTAATGCTAAAGTTTTGGTAGATGGGAAAGAACATAACTTTAAAAATGTTTGGTTTGCAGCAACAATGAAAGGAAGATTTTGCGGCGGAGGGTTTATGTTAACACCCAAGCAAAACAGATTAGAAGAAGACGGAAAACTCTCACTGATTGTTGTGCATAATGCTCCTAAACTTAAAATTTTATATGCATTTTTGCTTGTCTTTAAAGGTAAGCATACGAAACTTAAAAAAAGCGTTACCATTTTAGAAGGTTATGATATAAAAGTAGAGTTTGATAAACCGTCATATCTTCAGATAGACGGAGAAACTCATACTAATATATCCTCCTGTCATTTGGAAGCAAATAAGGAATATATCGAGGTGTAA
- the pyk gene encoding pyruvate kinase: MRKTKIVCTVGPASETKEVLVGMCKAGMNVARLNFSHGVYEDHQRRIDMIKSVRKELNLPIAIMLDTKGPEYRIKTFKDGKITLLEGDTFTFTTRDIIGDESIVSVSYKGLKDELKKGDTVLLNNGLLSFEVKEVDNTDIICRVVIGGELSDRKSMSFPGKVMKQKYLSEQDKKDIAFGIKNGIDYIACSFVSSKQDLIDIHEYLKEIDAKNIELIAKIENQAGIDNIVEICDWCDGIMIARGDMGVEVPFNELPAIQKKLITQCRLLGKRIITATEMLETMIYNPRPTRAEISDVANAVYDGTSAIMLSGETAVGKYPVKAVETMSKIAETTENNIKYNKRLHNFEFKIKNAVDAISHSTCGMAIDLDAKVIVACSISGMTARMVSRFRSSVPIIGLTTNENTWRRLALSWGVIPAMCEKFTSTDVLFYNAKKIATETLNLKEGDRIVITGGNTTGQSGNTSLIKVEEI, translated from the coding sequence ATGCGCAAAACAAAAATTGTTTGTACCGTTGGCCCTGCAAGTGAAACAAAAGAAGTTTTAGTAGGTATGTGTAAAGCGGGTATGAATGTTGCAAGATTAAATTTTTCTCACGGTGTTTATGAAGACCACCAAAGAAGAATTGATATGATAAAAAGTGTCAGGAAAGAACTTAATTTGCCTATCGCTATTATGCTTGATACCAAAGGCCCTGAATACAGGATAAAAACATTTAAGGATGGTAAAATAACTCTTTTGGAAGGGGATACATTTACCTTTACAACAAGAGATATTATAGGGGATGAAAGTATAGTTTCTGTTAGTTATAAAGGCCTTAAAGATGAACTTAAAAAAGGAGACACAGTCCTTCTTAATAACGGTCTTTTAAGTTTTGAAGTTAAAGAAGTGGATAACACAGATATTATCTGCAGGGTTGTAATAGGCGGAGAACTTTCAGACAGAAAAAGTATGAGTTTTCCTGGTAAAGTTATGAAGCAGAAATATCTTTCTGAGCAGGATAAAAAAGATATAGCCTTCGGGATAAAAAACGGAATAGATTATATAGCCTGTTCCTTTGTTTCAAGCAAACAGGACTTAATAGATATCCACGAATATTTAAAAGAAATAGATGCAAAAAATATTGAACTTATAGCAAAAATTGAAAATCAGGCAGGGATAGATAATATCGTAGAAATTTGCGACTGGTGTGATGGTATTATGATTGCCAGAGGAGATATGGGTGTTGAAGTTCCTTTTAATGAACTTCCTGCAATTCAGAAAAAACTTATAACTCAGTGCAGACTGCTCGGCAAAAGAATAATCACTGCAACCGAAATGTTAGAAACTATGATTTATAACCCACGCCCTACAAGAGCAGAAATATCAGATGTTGCAAATGCTGTGTATGACGGTACAAGTGCAATTATGTTATCAGGAGAAACTGCAGTCGGAAAATATCCTGTAAAAGCAGTTGAAACAATGTCAAAAATAGCAGAAACAACCGAAAATAATATTAAATATAATAAAAGGCTTCATAATTTTGAGTTTAAAATCAAAAATGCTGTTGATGCTATTTCTCATTCCACCTGTGGTATGGCAATCGACCTTGACGCAAAAGTTATTGTCGCTTGTTCAATTTCAGGGATGACAGCAAGAATGGTATCAAGATTCCGTTCGTCAGTGCCTATTATAGGTCTTACAACCAATGAAAACACATGGAGAAGACTTGCACTTTCCTGGGGAGTAATTCCTGCTATGTGTGAAAAATTCACATCTACCGATGTATTATTTTATAATGCTAAAAAAATAGCAACCGAGACTCTTAATTTAAAAGAAGGAGACAGAATTGTTATTACAGGCGGAAATACAACAGGTCAGTCGGGTAATACAAGTCTTATAAAAGTTGAAGAAATATAG
- a CDS encoding desulfoferrodoxin codes for MKELFFTCKHCGNIIAMIRDSGVPIQCCGENMEKIIPGTKEASEEKHIPVYKREDDTVIVSVGSVEHPMEPEHYIEWVCIESDDGFSYKQLKPNTPPKANFLLHKGDNIKAVYAFCNQHSLWKTK; via the coding sequence TTGAAGGAACTGTTTTTTACTTGTAAGCATTGTGGAAATATTATTGCTATGATAAGGGATAGTGGTGTTCCTATACAATGTTGCGGCGAAAATATGGAAAAAATAATTCCGGGTACTAAAGAAGCATCCGAAGAAAAACATATTCCTGTATATAAAAGAGAAGACGATACGGTAATCGTTTCAGTCGGTTCAGTCGAACATCCTATGGAACCCGAACATTATATTGAGTGGGTATGTATTGAAAGCGACGATGGTTTTTCTTACAAGCAACTAAAACCAAACACACCTCCAAAGGCGAATTTTTTATTACACAAAGGAGATAACATAAAAGCAGTATATGCCTTTTGTAATCAACATAGTCTTTGGAAAACAAAATAA